One window from the genome of Kaistella carnis encodes:
- a CDS encoding LUD domain-containing protein, whose translation MSLFKKFVGKILNQPEEDDEQDLVKLGDQLKNADLDYKFAQLFTHSGGFFNYCADEAEALQTLNQILKIEDIKSVFCWDHDLKNFLNVVDIPYTTELELFNDCAFITCEYLIAFDGRIMLSHNNILHYHSSRLPDKIIIMANVSQIVTNLNDAMGKIKRNGNIRNLTSISGSNSKLDTPNKDNTKLFLLLLED comes from the coding sequence TTGAGTCTATTTAAAAAATTTGTCGGCAAAATACTAAACCAACCTGAAGAAGATGACGAACAGGATTTGGTTAAACTTGGTGATCAGCTGAAAAATGCAGATCTCGACTATAAGTTTGCGCAATTATTTACCCATTCGGGTGGATTTTTTAATTATTGTGCTGATGAGGCAGAAGCCTTGCAAACCTTAAATCAAATCCTTAAAATTGAAGATATAAAATCGGTCTTCTGTTGGGATCATGATCTTAAGAACTTTTTAAATGTGGTAGATATTCCTTACACTACCGAACTCGAATTGTTTAATGACTGTGCATTTATCACATGTGAATACTTAATCGCTTTTGATGGCAGAATTATGCTGTCTCATAATAACATTCTACATTATCATTCCTCGCGCTTGCCAGACAAGATCATCATCATGGCAAATGTTTCCCAGATTGTAACCAACCTGAATGATGCGATGGGGAAAATAAAACGCAACGGAAACATTCGCAACCTTACTTCCATCAGCGGCAGCAATTCTAAATTAGATACGCCTAATAAAGATAATACCAAACTTTTCTTACTTTTGCTGGAAGATTAG
- the ftsH gene encoding ATP-dependent zinc metalloprotease FtsH codes for MNNNKGFNWFFPIAIAAILLFFFSSMNGDSNSNTIDEEGFYKLMEQGKVDNVLIYKDTEKADVFLTQAAKTEVATKNANKERSPFSAFDFAPKPDYTLSFGDLQLFLEKFDTIKKDNPAIVTKKDYGIGKNPMTELLFTAVFWIAIMALFYFVIFRKMIGGGGGGAGGQIFSIGKSKAKLFDEKDKVQVSFKDVAGLEGAKEEVQEVVDFLKNSEKYTKLGGKIPKGVLLVGPPGTGKTLLAKAVAGEAKVPFFSLSGSDFVEMFVGVGASRVRDLFAQAKAKSPAIIFIDEIDAIGRARGKGNMTGGNDERENTLNQLLTEMDGFGTDTNVIIMAATNRADILDKALMRAGRFDRSIYVDLPELHERREIFDVHLQKIKMEPNIDREFLAKQTPGFSGADIANLCNEAALIAARNSHESVTKQDFLDAVDRIIGGLEKKNKAIKPSEKRRVAYHEAGHATISWLVEHAAPLLKVTIVPRGRSLGAAWYLPEERQLTTTEQMYDELCATLGGRAAEQTIFGNISTGALSDLERVTKQAHAMVTIYGLNEKLGNISYYDSSGQSEYSFGKPYSDQTAKMIDEEISKIIETQYARALKILKENKDKLDALATKLLEKEVIFREDLEEVFGQRAWDPELTEHPVSNTHKGETPEEEAVIVAPDSGTQL; via the coding sequence ATGAACAACAATAAAGGATTTAATTGGTTCTTTCCTATAGCTATAGCTGCCATTTTGCTCTTTTTCTTTTCAAGCATGAATGGTGATTCTAATTCTAATACCATAGATGAAGAAGGTTTTTACAAACTAATGGAACAGGGAAAGGTCGATAATGTACTCATTTACAAAGACACCGAAAAAGCAGATGTGTTTCTTACCCAAGCTGCTAAAACAGAAGTAGCAACCAAAAATGCAAACAAAGAAAGAAGCCCTTTCTCTGCATTTGACTTTGCTCCAAAACCAGATTACACGTTGAGTTTTGGGGATTTGCAACTCTTTTTGGAGAAATTTGACACCATTAAGAAAGACAACCCGGCAATTGTAACGAAGAAAGATTACGGAATTGGCAAAAACCCGATGACGGAACTTTTATTTACAGCAGTTTTCTGGATCGCTATTATGGCGCTTTTCTATTTTGTGATTTTCCGCAAAATGATAGGCGGCGGTGGCGGCGGAGCTGGCGGACAGATTTTCTCCATCGGAAAATCCAAAGCGAAACTCTTTGATGAAAAAGATAAAGTTCAGGTTTCATTTAAAGATGTGGCTGGACTTGAAGGAGCTAAAGAAGAAGTTCAAGAAGTCGTAGACTTTTTAAAGAACTCCGAAAAATATACCAAATTAGGAGGTAAAATTCCAAAAGGAGTATTGTTAGTTGGTCCTCCGGGAACTGGTAAAACACTTTTGGCAAAAGCCGTTGCGGGCGAGGCAAAAGTTCCCTTCTTCTCTCTTTCAGGATCTGATTTTGTGGAGATGTTTGTTGGAGTCGGAGCTTCCAGAGTTCGTGATTTATTTGCACAGGCAAAAGCAAAATCACCTGCTATTATTTTCATTGATGAAATTGATGCTATTGGTAGAGCAAGAGGAAAAGGAAATATGACAGGCGGAAATGACGAAAGAGAAAACACTTTGAATCAGTTGCTTACAGAAATGGATGGTTTTGGAACAGACACCAATGTTATCATTATGGCAGCAACGAACAGAGCCGACATTTTAGATAAAGCATTAATGAGAGCCGGACGATTTGACCGTTCAATCTATGTAGATCTTCCTGAATTACACGAGAGAAGAGAGATCTTCGATGTGCATTTACAGAAAATTAAAATGGAACCAAATATCGACCGCGAATTTTTGGCAAAACAAACGCCGGGATTCAGTGGTGCAGATATCGCAAACCTTTGTAACGAAGCTGCTTTAATTGCGGCGAGAAATTCACACGAATCTGTTACGAAACAAGATTTCCTGGATGCTGTTGATCGAATCATCGGTGGACTTGAAAAGAAAAATAAAGCCATTAAACCGTCGGAGAAAAGAAGAGTTGCATATCACGAAGCAGGACATGCGACCATCTCCTGGCTGGTTGAACATGCAGCGCCTTTACTCAAAGTAACTATTGTTCCCAGAGGACGCTCCTTGGGTGCCGCTTGGTATCTTCCGGAAGAAAGACAGCTTACAACGACAGAACAAATGTATGATGAGCTTTGTGCAACCTTAGGAGGGAGAGCTGCAGAGCAGACCATATTCGGGAATATTTCAACAGGAGCTCTTTCAGATCTTGAGCGCGTGACCAAACAGGCACATGCAATGGTTACCATTTATGGACTGAACGAAAAACTGGGGAATATCTCTTATTACGACAGTTCTGGACAGTCAGAATACAGTTTTGGAAAACCATATTCTGATCAGACTGCCAAAATGATTGATGAAGAGATTTCTAAAATCATTGAAACTCAGTATGCCCGTGCTTTAAAAATTTTAAAGGAAAACAAAGATAAATTGGATGCCCTTGCAACTAAACTTTTAGAAAAAGAAGTAATTTTCCGTGAAGATCTGGAAGAAGTTTTTGGTCAAAGAGCCTGGGACCCTGAGCTTACGGAGCATCCTGTATCCAATACACATAAAGGAGAAACTCCTGAAGAGGAGGCCGTGATTGTTGCACCAGATTCTGGTACGCAACTTTAA
- a CDS encoding LptF/LptG family permease, giving the protein MKIIDLYIIKKYLGTFGFMLGLLSIIVLVIDVQAKAPRIESNGFKVSEFLVNFYPFWIINLIITFMSILVFISVIFFTSKIANNTEIVAIISSGASFHRFARPYLMTSGLIAIAALLINHFVLPLANIKKNELEPYTYSTKSREEFLGNAEVATQLSKTEYIFIKSYNKKNKGGSGFMYQKFDKKKNLIYQFNAADFYWDKDKKHFVMSNYLEKTFLKNDKEKLGSGNTINKKFGLPPEELFPDVLLGQNKTTPDLVKFINREKEKGNANLNTYLNELHQRTSMPFSVIILTFLGLSLSSQKKRGGLGMNLAIGITLAFVFVFSFEVLKVVSENKSISPLLAMWLPNIIFGPVALFLYFKRANQ; this is encoded by the coding sequence ATGAAGATTATTGACCTTTATATCATTAAAAAATACCTCGGTACCTTTGGGTTTATGCTGGGCTTACTCAGCATTATTGTACTGGTGATCGATGTACAGGCAAAGGCGCCGAGAATTGAATCAAATGGTTTTAAGGTGAGCGAATTTCTGGTGAATTTTTATCCGTTCTGGATCATCAATCTGATCATTACCTTCATGTCTATTCTGGTTTTTATTTCAGTTATTTTCTTTACTTCGAAAATTGCAAATAATACAGAGATTGTTGCGATTATCAGTTCCGGAGCAAGTTTTCACAGGTTTGCACGACCATATTTAATGACTTCAGGTTTAATCGCTATCGCGGCTCTATTAATCAATCATTTTGTGTTACCGCTGGCTAATATTAAAAAAAACGAGCTTGAACCTTACACGTACAGTACGAAAAGCAGGGAAGAATTTCTAGGAAATGCCGAGGTTGCCACACAACTGTCAAAGACTGAATATATCTTTATTAAAAGCTATAATAAAAAGAACAAAGGGGGATCTGGGTTTATGTACCAGAAATTCGACAAAAAGAAAAACTTAATTTATCAATTTAACGCTGCTGATTTTTACTGGGATAAGGACAAAAAGCACTTTGTGATGAGTAATTATCTGGAAAAAACTTTTTTGAAAAACGATAAAGAAAAGCTTGGAAGCGGCAACACGATCAACAAGAAGTTTGGTCTTCCACCAGAAGAGCTTTTTCCGGATGTTCTATTGGGCCAGAACAAAACAACGCCTGATCTGGTTAAGTTTATCAATAGGGAAAAAGAAAAAGGAAATGCAAATCTCAATACCTATTTGAATGAGCTTCATCAAAGAACATCAATGCCTTTTTCAGTTATTATTCTTACTTTTTTAGGATTATCTCTTTCTTCCCAAAAAAAACGCGGCGGACTTGGGATGAATTTAGCGATCGGGATTACACTGGCTTTCGTTTTTGTATTTTCCTTCGAAGTGCTAAAAGTTGTTTCGGAAAACAAGTCTATTTCTCCACTATTAGCGATGTGGCTGCCGAATATTATTTTTGGACCGGTGGCATTGTTTCTTTATTTTAAAAGAGCCAATCAATAA
- a CDS encoding cation:proton antiporter: MITLLSVSHLALPLEDPILKFLVVLIIILSAPLLLNKIKVPHLLGLIIAGAVVGPNGFNILSRDSSIVVTGTTGLLYIMFLAGLEIDLAEFKKNKWKSMGFGAYTFFIPFTIGIAAAHFILDFNWLTSFLFASIFSSHTLISYPLVSKLGVVKNRAVNVTVGGTVITDIATLLVLAIVVGMTTGEVNAAFWTKLSVGIILFAAIVLFGFPIIARWFFKKVNDKISQYIFVLVMIYLAALLAEVAGIEAIIGAFLAGLALNKLIPHTSSLMNRVEFVGNAIFIPFFLISVGMLIDFNVFFKDFETIKVAFLMIVISIGGKYLASLATQKSFSYTKAEGGIIFGLSSASAAATLATVTVGYNIIIGETATGEPLRLLDESVLNGSILLILISCTISSFVTQKNGEKLQKADNESTISESNPEEENILLAVNHLNTIEPMTSLALLLKSKKTSENLFALNIINEEKNESSKKHADKLLDAMVNMGAAADMKVTPLIRYDADIITGIANVIKEYSITDLMVGIDHEKGFSPSFIYNLRTGYLKNNMANIFVYHAVQPVSTVQRYFVILPENASQEPRFFQTLLKVWNIARNSGSKIEFYGNETTIATIEKIKKKVNIDAAFIIFNDWDNLTKVFDKMKDNDALILFMAHESMVSYLPQMRQVPNYLNQYLRERNFLLVFPSYQNEDDYRKDVRNIANANDFVEIGKIIGKLFK; the protein is encoded by the coding sequence ATGATCACCTTATTAAGTGTGTCGCACTTGGCGCTTCCCTTGGAAGATCCTATTCTGAAGTTTTTAGTTGTGCTGATCATTATACTTTCTGCGCCACTTTTACTGAACAAAATAAAAGTCCCTCATCTTCTGGGATTGATCATTGCCGGCGCGGTGGTGGGACCAAACGGGTTCAATATACTCTCCCGGGACAGCAGCATCGTCGTCACGGGAACTACCGGCCTATTATATATTATGTTTCTCGCGGGACTTGAAATTGATCTCGCAGAATTTAAAAAGAATAAGTGGAAAAGCATGGGTTTTGGAGCCTACACTTTTTTTATTCCTTTTACAATTGGAATTGCTGCAGCTCACTTTATTCTGGATTTTAACTGGTTAACCTCTTTTTTGTTTGCAAGTATTTTTTCATCTCATACTTTAATTTCCTATCCGCTCGTCAGCAAACTGGGTGTTGTTAAAAATCGCGCAGTCAATGTGACGGTAGGTGGAACGGTAATTACAGACATTGCCACGCTTTTGGTTTTGGCAATTGTAGTGGGAATGACAACAGGTGAAGTAAATGCGGCTTTCTGGACCAAACTTTCCGTGGGAATCATTTTGTTCGCTGCCATTGTCCTTTTTGGCTTTCCCATTATTGCGCGTTGGTTTTTTAAGAAGGTAAACGATAAAATTTCCCAGTATATTTTTGTGCTTGTGATGATTTATTTAGCGGCACTGCTTGCAGAAGTAGCGGGCATTGAAGCAATTATCGGAGCTTTCCTCGCAGGATTGGCTCTTAATAAACTCATTCCACATACTTCCTCCCTAATGAATCGTGTGGAGTTCGTAGGGAACGCCATCTTTATTCCATTTTTCCTCATTAGTGTTGGGATGCTCATCGACTTCAATGTTTTTTTCAAAGATTTCGAAACCATTAAAGTCGCCTTTTTAATGATCGTCATTTCAATTGGAGGAAAATATCTGGCATCGCTTGCAACCCAGAAATCATTTTCTTACACCAAAGCGGAAGGAGGAATTATTTTTGGTTTAAGTTCAGCCTCTGCGGCCGCAACTCTTGCAACGGTAACGGTAGGTTACAACATTATTATCGGAGAAACGGCAACAGGAGAACCCCTTCGTTTATTAGATGAAAGCGTGCTTAACGGCAGTATTTTACTCATCCTTATTTCCTGTACAATTTCCTCATTTGTTACTCAGAAGAATGGAGAAAAACTTCAAAAAGCAGATAACGAAAGTACGATCTCTGAATCAAATCCGGAGGAGGAAAATATACTACTTGCCGTAAATCATCTCAATACTATTGAACCGATGACGAGCCTCGCGCTTCTTTTAAAATCTAAGAAAACAAGTGAGAATCTATTTGCCCTCAACATCATTAATGAAGAAAAAAATGAATCTTCTAAAAAGCATGCTGATAAACTTTTAGATGCGATGGTCAATATGGGCGCCGCCGCTGATATGAAAGTCACACCGCTGATCCGCTACGATGCCGATATTATTACCGGAATTGCGAACGTGATTAAAGAATACAGCATTACCGATTTAATGGTCGGAATTGATCACGAAAAAGGTTTCTCGCCCAGCTTTATCTATAATTTACGAACGGGATACCTAAAAAATAATATGGCAAACATCTTTGTCTACCATGCCGTACAACCCGTTTCTACCGTACAGCGGTATTTTGTAATTCTTCCGGAAAATGCTTCTCAGGAGCCTCGCTTTTTCCAAACACTGTTAAAGGTTTGGAATATCGCCCGCAATTCCGGGTCAAAAATTGAATTTTACGGGAATGAGACTACCATTGCCACCATAGAGAAAATTAAAAAGAAAGTAAACATTGATGCTGCGTTTATCATTTTTAATGATTGGGATAATCTTACAAAGGTTTTCGATAAAATGAAAGATAATGATGCCTTGATTTTATTTATGGCACATGAATCCATGGTCTCTTATCTCCCACAGATGCGTCAGGTTCCGAACTACCTGAACCAATATTTAAGGGAGCGTAATTTTCTGCTCGTTTTCCCGAGTTATCAAAATGAGGACGATTACAGAAAAGATGTACGGAATATTGCCAATGCAAATGATTTCGTAGAAATCGGGAAAATTATTGGTAAACTGTTTAAATAA
- a CDS encoding polyprenol monophosphomannose synthase gives MKKLVIIPTYNEKENIENIISAVFALQEDFQVLVVDDSSPDGTSEIVTKLQTIYPGQLHLIVRKVKDGLGKAYIHGFKWALDHQFDYIFEMDADFSHNPEDLNKLFIACQSADMSIGSRYSKGVNVVNWPMGRVLLSYFASKYVRLILGIPIHDTTAGFVCFSRKVLEQIGLDHIKLKGYGFQIEMKFRAYKKGFKVVEVPIIFTNRELGVSKMNGGIIHEAVFGVLNLKWKSLIGKL, from the coding sequence ATGAAAAAACTCGTTATTATTCCAACTTATAATGAAAAAGAGAATATTGAAAATATTATCTCGGCAGTTTTTGCGCTGCAGGAAGATTTTCAAGTCCTCGTGGTTGACGATTCATCCCCAGATGGAACCTCGGAAATTGTAACAAAATTACAAACCATATATCCCGGGCAACTGCATTTAATCGTTAGAAAAGTGAAAGATGGTTTAGGTAAAGCGTACATCCATGGATTTAAATGGGCGCTCGACCATCAGTTTGACTATATTTTTGAAATGGACGCCGACTTTTCCCATAATCCAGAGGATTTAAACAAGTTGTTTATTGCGTGTCAAAGTGCAGATATGAGCATTGGCTCGCGCTATTCTAAGGGAGTAAACGTAGTCAACTGGCCTATGGGCAGAGTGTTGCTCTCCTACTTCGCTTCTAAATATGTGAGACTGATCCTGGGAATCCCAATTCACGATACCACTGCAGGCTTTGTATGTTTTTCCCGAAAGGTTTTGGAACAGATAGGTTTAGATCATATAAAACTTAAAGGATATGGATTTCAGATTGAAATGAAATTTCGAGCCTATAAAAAAGGATTTAAGGTGGTGGAAGTTCCTATTATTTTCACCAACAGAGAATTGGGAGTGAGCAAAATGAATGGCGGTATTATACATGAAGCCGTTTTCGGTGTTTTAAATTTAAAGTGGAAATCCCTCATCGGAAAACTATGA
- the tgt gene encoding tRNA guanosine(34) transglycosylase Tgt, with the protein MKSPFFEINKTTTGKARAGKITTDHGTIETPIFMPVGTVASVKTVHQRELKDDIKAQIILGNTYHLNLRPKMDIMQAAGGLHKFMNWDLPILTDSGGYQVFSLSKSRKLNEEGVKFKSHIDGSTHFISPEISMEIQRQIGADIFMAFDECTPYPCEYNLAKKSMEMTHRWLKRCIKWTDENSEIYGHQQRLFPIVQGSTYSDLRKKSAEFISEQNAAGNAIGGLSVGEPEDEMYRITDEVTDILPKDKPRYLMGVGTPWNILETIGLGIDMMDCVMPTRNARNAMLFTWQGVMNMKNKKWESDFSPLDEFGTSYVDSEYSKAYVRHLFVSKEYLGKQIASIHNLAFYLDLVRVARQHILAGDFYEWKDSVVPALKQRL; encoded by the coding sequence ATGAAGTCTCCATTTTTTGAAATAAATAAAACAACCACCGGCAAAGCAAGAGCCGGAAAGATTACTACAGATCACGGAACGATTGAAACGCCGATCTTTATGCCGGTAGGAACAGTCGCGTCGGTAAAAACCGTTCATCAGAGAGAATTAAAAGATGATATCAAGGCACAGATTATTTTAGGAAACACCTATCATTTAAATTTGCGTCCGAAAATGGATATTATGCAGGCTGCGGGCGGACTGCACAAATTTATGAACTGGGATTTACCAATTCTTACGGACTCCGGAGGATATCAGGTATTTTCTCTTTCAAAATCAAGAAAATTAAATGAAGAAGGTGTAAAATTTAAATCTCATATTGACGGAAGCACGCATTTTATTTCCCCGGAAATTTCAATGGAGATACAAAGACAGATCGGTGCAGATATTTTCATGGCTTTTGATGAATGCACGCCTTATCCATGCGAATATAATTTAGCAAAAAAATCAATGGAGATGACGCATCGCTGGCTAAAAAGATGCATCAAATGGACCGACGAAAATTCGGAAATTTATGGCCACCAACAGCGACTTTTCCCAATCGTCCAAGGCTCTACCTATTCTGATCTAAGAAAAAAATCCGCAGAATTTATCTCGGAACAAAATGCCGCCGGAAATGCAATTGGCGGACTTTCTGTAGGAGAACCGGAAGATGAAATGTACAGAATAACCGATGAAGTCACCGATATTTTACCGAAAGATAAACCACGATATTTAATGGGTGTTGGAACTCCGTGGAATATTTTAGAAACCATAGGTCTAGGAATCGACATGATGGATTGTGTAATGCCTACCAGAAATGCGAGAAATGCAATGCTGTTTACCTGGCAGGGTGTAATGAACATGAAAAATAAAAAGTGGGAAAGCGATTTTTCGCCTTTGGATGAGTTCGGAACGAGTTATGTAGATTCAGAATATTCTAAGGCCTATGTTCGCCACTTGTTTGTCTCGAAAGAATATTTAGGAAAACAAATTGCTTCTATCCACAATCTGGCATTTTACCTAGATTTGGTGCGGGTGGCGCGTCAACATATTCTCGCAGGAGATTTTTATGAATGGAAAGATTCCGTCGTTCCTGCCCTTAAACAGCGACTTTAA
- a CDS encoding DUF4296 domain-containing protein: MKRLTLFLLSLFMLGCSELIDPPKNLVPKDTMAELLAEFAVNEQLGMVVSNVNLDNATRFALQQRKVKGNDFVESYKYYTATGDIEKIMTQAQKIILNKDPAAKEYIEKKIKENKNVPPFVR, translated from the coding sequence ATGAAAAGATTGACTTTATTTCTACTTTCCTTATTTATGTTAGGCTGTTCAGAACTTATTGATCCGCCAAAAAACCTGGTACCCAAGGATACAATGGCAGAACTGCTGGCAGAATTTGCCGTAAATGAGCAATTGGGAATGGTTGTTAGCAACGTTAATTTAGACAACGCCACCCGATTTGCCCTTCAGCAAAGAAAAGTAAAAGGAAATGATTTCGTCGAAAGCTATAAATATTACACCGCTACCGGCGATATTGAAAAAATAATGACCCAGGCGCAGAAAATTATTTTAAATAAAGATCCTGCTGCAAAGGAATATATCGAGAAAAAAATTAAAGAAAATAAAAACGTACCGCCATTCGTAAGATAA
- the rsfS gene encoding ribosome silencing factor: MNKLTEKQLLTDKIVEAIQDTKGEEIMIFDLSNIENSVAQTFVICTGNSNTQVSAIAGNIQKKVRNDLQDRPWHVEGAENNLWVLLDYVSVVVHVFQRETRAYYEIEELWGDAKITKIED; the protein is encoded by the coding sequence ATGAATAAATTAACAGAGAAGCAACTACTTACCGATAAAATCGTAGAAGCAATACAAGATACAAAAGGAGAAGAAATTATGATTTTCGATCTTTCGAACATCGAAAATTCAGTAGCTCAGACTTTCGTGATTTGCACAGGAAACTCTAACACTCAAGTTTCGGCCATCGCCGGAAACATCCAGAAAAAAGTAAGAAACGATTTACAAGACAGACCTTGGCATGTAGAAGGAGCAGAAAACAATCTATGGGTTCTGTTGGATTATGTATCCGTTGTGGTACATGTATTTCAGCGTGAAACGCGCGCCTACTACGAAATCGAAGAACTTTGGGGCGATGCGAAAATTACAAAAATAGAAGATTAA
- a CDS encoding phosphatidate cytidylyltransferase, with product MDKNLVLRLIGGALYGFFVIMCTTPLGAEWINTISPNLVKQENLFYGLMTFFLFVGAWECVKMMKFDPKSWEKWVVFPVIVVVFYRFSKRFFQHGFYFNFNLSEILGLSLIAIAVITLFRFTKELYFDNGKLIFTVIYTALPFSFALGLPSFSSDGNFTLEIFFLFVLIWSSDSFAYFTGKFLGKHKMAPKISPKKTWEGFAGGVFFTIILGYFIEMYYPDLRGNYMMVGLLVSVFGPLGDLVESQLKRTFGVKDSGNIIPGHGGILDRLDSFIICVPVVYLYFILEKLI from the coding sequence TTGGATAAAAATTTAGTTCTACGTCTTATTGGTGGTGCTTTATATGGATTTTTTGTCATTATGTGCACTACGCCTTTGGGCGCAGAATGGATTAACACGATATCTCCAAACCTTGTTAAGCAGGAAAACTTATTTTATGGTCTAATGACCTTTTTCCTTTTTGTAGGAGCTTGGGAATGTGTTAAAATGATGAAATTCGATCCCAAGAGCTGGGAGAAATGGGTCGTGTTTCCAGTTATCGTCGTCGTATTCTACCGGTTTTCAAAACGGTTTTTTCAGCATGGTTTTTACTTCAATTTTAATCTGTCCGAAATTCTGGGACTTTCCTTAATTGCCATTGCTGTTATCACCTTGTTTCGGTTTACTAAAGAATTATATTTTGATAATGGAAAGTTAATTTTTACGGTAATTTATACTGCACTTCCCTTCAGTTTTGCTTTGGGACTTCCCTCTTTTTCGTCTGATGGAAATTTCACTTTAGAAATATTTTTCCTATTTGTTTTAATTTGGAGCAGCGACTCATTTGCCTATTTTACCGGAAAATTTCTGGGAAAACACAAAATGGCGCCCAAGATTTCGCCTAAGAAAACCTGGGAAGGATTCGCGGGAGGGGTATTCTTTACCATTATCCTGGGTTATTTTATAGAAATGTATTATCCCGACTTACGCGGGAACTATATGATGGTTGGTCTTTTAGTCTCCGTCTTTGGCCCTTTGGGTGATTTGGTTGAAAGCCAGCTTAAAAGAACATTTGGGGTGAAGGACTCCGGAAATATTATCCCGGGACATGGCGGAATTTTAGATCGGTTAGACAGTTTTATTATCTGTGTACCTGTTGTATATTTGTACTTTATTTTAGAAAAATTAATTTAA
- a CDS encoding phosphatidylserine decarboxylase family protein: protein MKLHKESKGTIIVASVVFAIVAFVSTHYLKMWSLAILIPLIMIYGLVFWFFRVPNREILDHKENVIAPVDGKVVMIKEVQEDEFMNDKAIQVSIFMSPLNVHICRFPVSGKVVYKKYHPGKYLVAWHEKSSTDNERTTLAVESLTNHKVVFRQIAGYVARRIVFNCKEGDEAKAGHEFGFIKFGSRMDVFLPIDTEIVCKIGDKTKGGIDVIARMKE, encoded by the coding sequence ATGAAATTACATAAAGAATCCAAAGGAACCATCATCGTAGCAAGTGTTGTGTTTGCTATTGTGGCCTTTGTATCCACACATTATCTAAAAATGTGGAGTTTGGCGATACTGATTCCTTTAATAATGATCTATGGACTGGTTTTCTGGTTTTTTAGAGTTCCGAATCGTGAAATTTTGGATCATAAAGAAAATGTGATTGCTCCCGTAGATGGTAAAGTAGTCATGATTAAAGAGGTGCAGGAAGATGAATTTATGAATGATAAAGCCATTCAGGTTTCTATATTTATGTCGCCTTTAAATGTGCATATCTGTAGATTTCCGGTTTCTGGTAAAGTAGTGTATAAAAAATACCATCCGGGGAAATATTTAGTAGCGTGGCATGAAAAATCGTCAACCGATAACGAAAGAACCACTCTTGCGGTAGAAAGTTTAACCAATCATAAAGTGGTGTTTAGACAAATTGCAGGATATGTGGCGAGAAGAATTGTTTTTAACTGTAAAGAAGGAGACGAAGCAAAAGCAGGTCACGAATTCGGCTTTATAAAATTCGGTTCCCGAATGGATGTTTTCCTTCCAATCGATACCGAAATCGTTTGTAAAATCGGTGACAAGACAAAAGGAGGAATCGACGTTATTGCAAGAATGAAAGAGTAG
- a CDS encoding biotin--[acetyl-CoA-carboxylase] ligase, giving the protein MTDLFYLQECSSTQDEIEKILPVDHNSLKAVYTFNQTQGKGQYGNSWDSGENKNLAYSLAIPTELIKIQFHLFNFHTAEVVADFLANMTKERVEIKWPNDLIIHHKKIAGLLIEKKKIDEISFFVIGLGLNVLANKTEHLPKAGSLWTQTGISFDLKNLTEELHKYLRLHLTANVSESSVIEKLNKNLFRKDMISVFEIGQVRQNGIIRKVDDEGYLWVELENGGLKKFFHKEISLLY; this is encoded by the coding sequence ATGACCGACTTATTCTATTTGCAGGAATGTTCTTCAACCCAAGATGAAATTGAAAAGATCTTACCTGTGGATCATAATAGTTTGAAAGCGGTTTACACATTTAATCAAACCCAGGGCAAAGGTCAGTACGGTAATTCCTGGGATTCCGGAGAAAATAAGAATTTAGCTTATTCTCTGGCAATACCCACAGAGCTTATTAAAATACAATTTCATTTATTCAATTTCCATACCGCTGAAGTGGTGGCGGATTTTCTTGCCAATATGACAAAAGAGCGCGTTGAAATAAAGTGGCCCAATGACTTGATCATTCATCATAAAAAAATTGCGGGACTTTTAATTGAAAAAAAGAAGATTGATGAAATATCTTTTTTTGTTATCGGACTTGGCCTGAATGTTTTAGCGAATAAAACAGAGCATCTCCCAAAAGCCGGTTCATTATGGACTCAAACTGGGATTTCCTTTGATCTAAAAAATCTTACCGAAGAATTACATAAGTATTTACGACTGCATTTAACAGCGAATGTTTCTGAAAGTTCAGTCATTGAGAAGCTTAATAAGAATCTATTTCGAAAGGATATGATTTCTGTTTTTGAAATCGGACAAGTAAGACAAAATGGCATTATAAGAAAAGTTGATGACGAAGGATATCTTTGGGTAGAACTCGAAAACGGGGGTTTAAAGAAATTTTTTCATAAAGAAATATCCCTTCTTTATTGA